The genomic interval AGACGGCTGCAGTAGCCGGGCACCTGGTAGAAATACGCCCCACCTTCCGCACCATGCACGCGAAGTTGTCTCACCCGCCGGGCGATCTCCTCATCGCTGCACAGCACAATGCCGCCGTCTCCAAATGCCCCCAGATTCTTGGTCGGATAGAAACTCAAAGCGGTGGCGTGACCAACTGCGGCGACCGGCATGCCGTTCTGCTGCGCACCGATAGCCTGCGCCGAGTCGTTAATCAGGTACAGTCCGTGCTCCTGTGCAATACGCCATAGCGCCTGCCGGTCGGTCATCTGCCCGAACAGGTCCACAGGCAATAATGCGCGGGTGCGCGGCGTGATGGCGCGTTCTATCGCGTTCACATCGATATTATAGGTGTCGGGGTCGATGTCTACATACACCGGCTTCGCTCCCAGACGCACGATCACCTCGGTAGTGGCTCCAAAAGTGAAAGGGGTGGTAATCACCTCATCGCCCGGGCCAATACCCACCGCCGCCAGAGACAGCTCCAGTGCATCGGTGCCGGACGCCACCCCGATACCAAAGCGTGCCCCGCACAGCGTGGCTATCTCCTCTTCCAGATACTGCACGTTCTCACCTAATATGAACCGCCCGCTCTCCAGCACCCGGGCAACAGCAGTATCTATCTCCTCACACAGGGCACGATACTGCGCTTGAAGGTCTACCAGCGGAACATGGATCGTCTTGCTCACGCTACTTTCCTCTCCAGTGGCATCGCAGGTTTGGTTCAGTAGAGTAATCACCAGCTCGTCCCCAATCGACTTTCGCGCTCGATACGGCTACCCGCTGCGATGACCGCATCGCTGATGCGGCTACCTGCGGCAACAGACACATCGCAATCGCAAATCACGCGCGTCAGGTCGGTCCCCTCGCCGAGATGCACTCTCTCCAGCAACACGCAATCCTCCAACACGCACCCCCGTTCGATATGACAGCCTGCACCAATGACCACCGTACCACGCAGGTGTACGCCGTCCTCAACCACTGCACCTTCCCCGATGTGTGCCAGTGCTCCCGAATCGAGAGTCGCACACACCTGCGCGCCTTCCATGCACCACAAGCCCTCCCTCAGCGGCGCACCGGGCAGGGGAACGCGCACCCGCCCACGCAGCAGGTCGTTGGTGACCTTCCAGTACTGTGTGGGACCGGCCACATCGACCCAGTAGCCCTCGGCAGGCGCGCCATACAAGCCTTCTCCCTGCGCAATCATGCGCGGATAGATTTCGCGCTCTATCGACACCATTCTGCCTTCGGGAATGCTCTCGATCACCTCCGGCTCCAGCACATAGAATCCCGCGTTGATGTAATCCCAGCCGGTCTGCTCTACATTCGGGTTGGCTGCCAGCGCCTTCTTCTGCTCCTCTGTTGGCTCTCGCCACGCCAGAACCCTGCCTTCGCTGTCCAGGTCCAGCACGCCGTAAGGGTTGGGGCTGGGCACAGCCTTCAGGGCAATGGTGGCGCGCGCTCCACGCTGTCGGTGAAGGTCTATGATCGCGCTCAGGTCGAAGTCGGTCACAATGTCGCCGTTGAATACAGCAACCGTTTCCTGTCTCCAGAGGCTCTTTGCCGCATTGCGGATGGCGCCTGCCGTGCCCAGAGGCTGGTCCTCCTGCGCGTAGCGCATCTTCACGCCGAAGCGGCTGCCATCCCCAAAATGCTTTTCAATCGCCTCAGCCATGTAGTTGGTGGCGAATACAATCTCATCCACGCCATGCGTCTTCAACAATGCAACCTGATACTCCAGCAGCGGGCGGTTCAAGATGGGCATGAGAGGTTTCGGACGGGTGTAAGTCAGCGGACGGAAGCGCGTTCCGAACCCACCGGCGATAATGATTCCCTGCATTCCATCACCTCCTCAAACCAAAAATGCTGAAGCCTTGCACAGAACACCCGACACATTATACTCACTGGCGAAGGTATTTGTAAAGGTAATGGGAACCTGACCGAGAACCAGTCTGCGATGGTGATGCCACTTGCTACGCACGCCTGCCGATGCACGCCAAAAACAATGACAGGGGCGGGCTTGTCGCCCGCCCTAAGCAATCGTGCAGGCACCAAAGGCGTCAGAACCGATAGTTCGCCTCGATGAAAAATAGCCCGCCGTCGTCGCCAGCAGGATAGACCGAACGGACAACGCCTCTGCCCTGAACCCAGCTTTTATAGACCGATAGCTGCAGGTTGTCATCGACACGGTAGTTCAGGGAGATGTCGAACACATCCGCGAGGTCGCGATTGCCCCCGGACGGTCTGCCTGCGATGCCGAAGGTGGCGTTGTCGAAGGCGCCGCCTCCGGCGTACCACAGGTCTTCGCTGCGCTGCAGACGCAGGCGATGGAAATCCGCTCGAAGAGACCAGCGTGGATGCGGCGTCAACATCACCTGTATAAAGGTATCTTCCAGGTTCATCGTGTTGTAGAACGGGGTCAGGGCGTACAGGCGTGGCGTGAAAGTACCGGGGAAGAAGGTCTTGTGTGTATCGTCCGCGTTATCGCCATCGCCGGAACCGAGGTAGTAGCCGACACGCACCCAGGGTTTCCACATAGTTGGGAACTGGAAACCCGCTTCTGCCGCCAGCGCGTATGCGGAGTGGCTCAAACGCCCCCACTCCCCGCCCTGCAGTGCTGCCCACAACAACAGGTCAGCCCGACCGGCGGCGCTGTTCCAATCCTGCACCCAGTGTCCGCCCAGTGTCCACACGCGCACTTCGTCGGTATCTGCCTGTCGTGCAGCCAGTGGGCGGTTGTCCACCTTCAGCACATCGCGCGAGTCGCGAAACCATCCCCAGAAGAGACGCCAGTCGTAATTGGTACCGCCTTTCTCGTGGGCGCGCGCATACGCCAGATAGAGCTGGTTCACCCGGGTCAGTGTCGGGTTGCCGTTCAGGTCGAAAGCGCCTTGCGTGGGATAAGCAGCAAACGCCACCCAGCGCGATGAGTCACTCCCCAGCTGAACCAATACCCCATCGAACGAGCGAGTCACAGGGGCGAAACCGAACGGACCGATGAGACGGTTACTGATTCGGTTCGTGTGCAACCAGTTCAATCCCGCGTCTTTGACAGTGACCTCGCGCCCATCGGCATACTCCATCCGCCCCAATTGAACGGTTCCCCAATCCCGTTTCCACTGGATGCTCAACTGTTTCAGGAACAGGCTTGCGCGGTTATCACCGTTGACCGCTCGTAAAGTTCCGCCGAGTCCCAGCTGTCCCGCGGGGGGCGGCGCAACAGCGTTCGGTAGGCTGAACAGCGACGCTTGCGCCAGCTCGGCAGTCCACACAGAGTTCCCTGAGCTGCCGCTCAGTGCAAGGCGCAGTAGAGAATGGGCATAGGTGTAGTCGGAGTCGAACCCCTGCACATTGAACCACTGCCAGTCCTCCACACGAAAGCGCCAGCTGCCCTGAATGGTGGGTTGCTGGGCGGTCGCCGCCACCATCAGCAGGCTAACCGCGGCGACAGCGAAACAGGTGACTTTTCTCATCGACACATGCCTCCTTTTCACACTGATATTGGTTATGTCTATCCGATTATCCTGCTTCCGATTGTAGATGGGGGGTCAGGCGACGCGACAACCACCGTGCGGCTGCATCGAAACAATAGCCCAGCCCACCGATAACCAGGATCACCGCCATCATCTCGCTGTAGGCGAGACGGTCGCGCGTGTCCAGAATGTAATAACCTAGACCTGCGCTAACCCCCAGCATCTCCGCTGGAACCAGCACAATCCATGCGATGCCCACCGCCAGCCGAAAGCCAGTCAATACATGGGTTAACACCGCAGGCAAATACACCAGACGCACCAGTTCCCAGCGGCGCGCGCCCATACTGCGAACTGCCAGTATCCACTGCTTATCGATGTGCGAGATGCCTGCCCGTGTGTTCAGCATCATGGGGAACACCGTCGCGATGCCAATCAGAAAATAAGCTGGCGCGTCGCCCACACCGAATACCATGATGGCGATGGGCATCCACGCCAGTGGGGAAATCATGCGCAGCAGCTGCAACACCAGGGTGCTGGCGCGTTCCAGCCAGCCCACTGTGCCCAGCAACACGCCCAGCGGCACCCCGACTGCGCTTCCGATGGCCAGCCCGAGTATCACGCGCTTCAGGCTGACTGCGATGTGTGGCGTCAACGCGCCAGTGCTGAGCAGGTCCCACAAACTGCGGAAGGTGGGCAGGGGAGCAAACGATGCCAGAACGCCTTCCGCCCCGCGCGATAAGCTCCACACCTGCCACCCCATCAGCAACACGCCAATCCCAGCCAGCGGCAACAGCTTCCGATGCCATCGGGCGGAAGGTAGAGCGGCGGAATGCATCGCAGTGGTCACGGCTCGAACGCCTCCGTTCGGGTGAGTTGCCTGGGCAACCCGAAACTGGATGTCCCGCCCGCGGCGGCAATCGCCTTGCGCACGAAACGGTCATCGACTAAATCCCGCGCCACCTGCTCGGGCTTGAGCGTGCGCAGGAAGTCGCGGTTGCCCTCCACCTGCGTGCGCTGCAACAGGCGCACCAGCAACGCCGTATACGAAGGGAAGGGATACGGCTGAAAGTCGATGCGCGGCACCCGCCACGCTTTGTGCCGGATGGCACCCTCGTGCTGGTAGAAAACGGGGTCGTACTGCACCAGCACGCGCAGCAGCACTGCTTGCGGGTGAGGCGTGTATTTGCCTGCCTCTCGCGACAGCAGGCGGGCGGTTTCTATCCGATTCTGGCGGATCCACTGCTGCGCTTTCACGACGGCATTCACCACCGCCTGCGTCCAATCGGGTCGCTGTTGCAGGTCGTCCTCGTGCATCAACACGACGCAGCAGGCATGGTCGCGCCACACATCCCCAGACAGCCGCAGCACCCGCCCGACGCGGTTGGTTTCCGCGGCGGCGTTAAAGGGTTCTGCCACAATATAGCCAGCGATGGAGCGGTTCGCCAGGGCAGAGACCATCTCAGGGGGCGGCATCACCACCAGCCCCACTTCGTTCTCGCGCAGCTTTTTCCCCTGTGGACGCAGCACAGGCTGCAGCCCCTCTCGGCGCAACAGCTCCTGGAGTATCACGTTGTGGATGGAGTAGTAAAACGGAATGGCTACCTGCTGTCCACCCAGTTGCTGCAGGGAGCGAATCTGCGGCTGCACCGTGATGGCGGAGCCGTTGGTGTGATTCCATGCCACCACCTTCGCGGGGAACCGATTTCCGTAACGCAGCAGGATAGCCGTAGGCATCAGGATATGCACCACGTTCACCTGCCGCGCGATGAAAGCTTCCACCAGATTCGGCCAGGCGCGGAACAGGCGGGGTTGTTCCGCAGTAAGCCCTTCCGCTTCGAACATTTTGCGTGCATGTGCCACCAGCAGGGGCGCGGCGTCGGTGATGGGCAGGTAGCCGATACGCACCGGCTGTTCCTTAGCACGCTGGGATGCCGAGGGTGTCTGCGCCAGTAACGCGCCAATCGCCGCCATCGAGAAAGCCTGACAACAGTTCAAATGACCCAATCCGCAACCTCCTTCGCCTCTTCACGTAGTGTACTGTGTCTGGCGAGATGCTCGACAATCGTGGTATGAAGATGTATCATCTGGGGGTCTCGATACTGCCTCGGATGCGGCACGTTGATGTGCCACTGCTGCTCGATGCGCCCTGGACGTGCGCTCATGAGCAGTACCCTGTCTGCCAGAAACAGCGCCTCGTCGATATCGTGAGTGACCAGCAGGCAGGTCGTGTTCTGCCGGTGCACCAGCTGCAGCAGGGTGCCTTGCAGATGGTGGCGGGTGTGGGCATCCAGCGCGGCGAACGGCTCGTCCAGCAGCAACAGGGAGGGGTTCCGCACCAACGCCCGCGCCAGCGCAACCCGTTGCGCCATGCCGCCGCTCAGCTGGTGGGGATAGTGGCGTGCGAACGCCTCCAGCCCCACAGCACACAGCACGCTCTCTACCCTGCGACGCAACACCGCGGCGGGTAACTTCTCCCGCTGCATCTGCAACCCCAGAGCGACGTTCGACCACACTTTGCGCCAGGGTAGCAGACAGGGGTCTTGGAACACGACCGCCACGTCAGGGTGTGGCTCGCGCAGCGGGTTTCCGTTCAGAAGCACCTCCCCCGCGTCTGCGGGCTGCAGTCCAGCGATGGTGAGCAGCAGCGACGATTTGCCACAGCCACTGGGACCCAGCAGGCACACAATCTCTCCCTGCCGCACTTCGAAGGAGATATGCTCGAACGCAACGAGTGCCGCGTCGCGCGTGCGGTACACTTTCGTCAGGTCTGCGACCCGCAGCAGGGGCTGGGCGTTGCTCATCGCGCTGCAGGCTCCTTCTGGGACTGTTTGAGTTGCAACGCCAGCTGGGTGGTGCTTGGCGTCAGCACCGGCAGGAAGGTAACTTCGCGCAGGCGTCGCGCGGTGCCGCTGTCGCGGAAGTACGCCGCACCACCCGCCGCTTCCAGTTCAAGCTGCGCCGCCTTCACAGCCAGATCCACCCACTGGATGCGTGTTTGAAACAGCCGACGCAGGTCGGACTGTCCGTATCGTCTCTGCTGCGCAAGCCGTTGCGTGCGGCGTTGTAGCCGATGCCACTGTCGGCAGGCGGTCTCCACCCGCTGTTCCAGAATCGCCTTCGCACCCTGCATTTTCGCCGATGCTTCCTGCAATGCCCGCCGCGTTATGCCCATCGGCAGCCCGCACTGTAACAGCAGAAAGCGCGGACGAACGCTTTGGAGAAAGTCGTGCGCGTTGTCGCTGAGCAGCCAGCGTCGGGGGAGCCGCACGGAACGCAGCGTCAACGACGCGGTCTCGGAGCTCTGCAAGCCCAGCAGCTGAAACGTCTCGCTCCGTTCCACTCCCTGCGCCTCCGCGGGTACCGCCGCCACGATTGCCTGCCGTTCGTCCACCTGCGCTGCCACAGCCACTACAAAACGATTGACCCGCAAATTCGACGCCCACGGGAGATGACCGTCCAGCTGAATCTCATCCTCATGCAACACCGCCCGCGTGCGCAGTGGCTCCAGACCGCCGAGATACTTCATGGCGTTGGATAGTCCCGTCGCTCCCGCGCGGCGGGCGGTTAACAGGTCAGGCAGCAGGGTGTCGCGCAGGTCGGTGTTGGGCGTGTGCAGCAGGTACTCGATGAACACCCGCTGGCACCAGAACAGAAACGCTGTGGTGAGACACTCTGCGGAGACCTCGGCAATGGCTTGCACCGCTTCCCACAAGGTGTCGCCCTCGCCACCCATTTCTCGGGGCACGCCGTGGTGCAGGTAGCGTTGCTCCGCCAGTAGCTGCAGTGCGTGGTGGGCATCCCCATGCCCTTCGTTCATCGCGAGCGCGGATGCCGCTAGCTGCTCGCGTATCGTTTGTGCTGCCACGGTATGCCTCCTTATCGCACGTTCTGGATGGTGGTCAGGTGGTCTACAGGCGCACCGACTACCTCGCGAGCCTTCAGCACTGTTTGCTCGTCGGGGCTGTCATACAGGCACAGGCACTTGCTCATGTCCTCGCAGACGTAGGTGCGCTCGAACTTCACCTCAGGCACCTGAGCATACAGCGGCGACTTTTCCGCCTTGCGCTTCAGATAGGCTTCCATCGTTAACCCCGCAGGCAGGTTCCACTCTACGAGGTAGTTCGCTCGCGCTTTGCGCTGGCGTACGGTCTCCAAATCCTGCCCGACCAGCCGCACCTGCTTCACCAGCTCTGCCTGCAAGCCGCTGCGGGCAAACGCCTCGCGTGCCGCCTGTTCATCTGACGCCAGCAACACCACATACAGGCGGTTGTCCTGTGCGCTCGCCTGGGCTTCCAGCAGCTCGGCGCGCGTTTCCACTGCCTGAAGTCGCTGTTCGAGTAGCGCACGCTCTACACCATTGCAACTGCTCTCGATGAGGTACAGGTTCATTGCAAACGCCTCCTGCATTAGTTTACTATGATGATACCTTTAGTCAGGATAAATGTCAAGGGTGATAGAGACCTTCTGTGGTGCATTTTTTGCCTTGCCCCTCCGCTCGAAGGTGAAGTATAATCAGGATGCATGCTCCAAACGGCTTCAGGAGCGTACGCAAAATGCGGGTGGGCGCGTTAAGGCTGGATAGACGCAAGCTGGAACGCCTCTGTCGTAAGTGGCGCATCGTCAAGCTGGAGGCGTTCGGCTCGGTACTGAGGTCAGACTTCCACAGTGAAAGCGACGTCGACCTGCTGGTTACTTTCGCTCCAGATGCCAGATGGTCGCTGATGCAACTATATGAGGCGGAGCAAGAGTTTGCCGCGCTTTTCGGACGCCGCGTGCAGCTTGTCCCCAGAAGCGGCATCGAGCGCAGCGCGAACTACATCCGGCGCCAAGCGATACTGGATAGTGCCGAGGTCATCTATGCCGCATGACCCCGCAGCGGCGATGCTGGATATGTTGATTGCAGCACAACGGGCTGTCAGCCGTCTGGGTGCAAGTACGGAGGAAGAGTTCCTTGCCGACGAAGATGCCCAGTGGTTCATGTTCAGCCAGATTGTCATCATTGGGGAGGCGGCCAATCGTGTGGATATGGCCACACGTGCCCAGCACCCGGAAATCCCATGGGCTGCAGCTGTTTCCATGCGCAACCGTGTCGTACACGGTTATGACGCGATAGATTGGCGTATTGTGTACGCTACCGTAAAACACGACCTTCCCTCCCTTATCGAAGCTCTCAAGGCAATCGTCCCTCCAGAACAACAGTCACCCTGAGTGACGTTGGCGTACCTCCTCCCAACCTTGCCCCCCTGCTCGCGCGTGCAGTATAATCTGTAAGGCAGAAGTTTTTTCACAGGAGACGGCAAGCGCATGGCGGATGCGACCAATATCCCGAAAGTGTACGACCCCACGCAAGTGGAGGAGAAATGGTATCGCTACTGGAGCGAGAAAAACTACTTTGCACCCAATCCCGCGCCTGGAAAACCCGTATACTGTATCACCATTCCCCCACCGAACGTCACTGGCTCCCTGCATATCGGGCACGCGCTGTGCTACACCATCCACGATACCCTCATCCGCTGGCGCAGGATGCAGGGCTACAACACCCTGTGCGTGCCCGGCACCGACCACGCGGGCATCGCCACCCAGAACGTGGTGGAGAAGCAATTGCGCCGCGAGGGGCTGACGCGCCACGACCTCGGCAGAGAGAAGTTCTTAGAGCGCGTGTGGGACTGGGTGCGCGAATACGGCGGGGTCATCCTCACCCAGTTCCAGCGGCTGGGATGTTCCTTCGACTGGAGCCGCACCCGATTCACGATGGACGAAGGCTATGTGAACGCCATTATGGAATGCTTCGTGCGCTGGTGGGAGGACGGGCATATCTACCGGGGCAAGCGCGTTATCAACTGGTGTCCCCGCTGCCTGACCGCCCTCTCCGATATCGAAGTGGAGCATGAAGACCAGCCGTCGCAGCTCTACTACATCCGCTACCCGTTCAAAGATGGTTCCGGACATGTGGTGGTCGCGACCACTCGCCCTGAGACGATGCTGGGCGACACCGCCGTTGCCGCCAACCCCGCCGACGAGCGATACCAGCACCTGTTCGGCAAGACCATCCTCCTGCCGCTGGTGGGCAGGGAAATCCCCTTCATCGCCGACGATTACGCCAAACCCGAGTTCGGCACCGGCGCGGTAAAGGTCACGCCAGCACACGATGCCAACGACTTCGAGTGTGGATTGCGCCATAACCTGCCGCAGGTGGTGGTCATCGACGAACACGGGCGCATGACCGATGAGGCAGGTGAGCGATACGCTGGTCTGGACCGCTACGAGGCACGCGAGAAGGTGCTGCAAGACCTGCAGGAGCAGGGGCTGCTGGAGAAGGTAGAGGACTATGTGGTGCCCGTGGCAACCTGCGCCCGCTGCGATACGGTCATCGAACCGTTGCTATCGGAGCAGTGGTTCGTGCGCATGAAAGCCATTGCCCAGCCCGCTATCGACGCGGTGAAAGAAGGGCGCATCCGCTTCATCCCTGACCGCTATGCCCGTACCTATCTGGACTGGATGGAGAACATCAAGGACTGGTGCATCTCGCGCCAGCTGTGGTGGGGACACCGCATCCCCGTGTGGACTACCGAAGACGGGGAGTACATCGTCGCGCGGTCGGAAGAAGAGGCACGGCAGAAGGCGGATGGCAAATCCATCCGTCAGGACGAAGACGTGCTGGATACCTGGTTTTCCTCTGCGCTGTGGCCCCACGCCGTGCTGGGCTGGCCCGAGCAGACCGGCGACCTGAAAACTTACTATCCCACCTCCGTGCTGATTACCGCGCGTGACATCATCTACCTGTGGGTGGCGCGCATGATAATGACGGGGCTGTACTTCATGAACGACGTGCCCTTCCGCGATGTGTACATCTATGCCACCGTGCTGGACGAGCAGGGGCGGCGCATGAGTAAGTCGCTGGGAACGGGTGTAGACCCGCTGGACCTGATTGAGATGTATGGGGCAGATGCGCTGCGCTTCGCCCTGCTGGTGCGCACCGCGAAGGGACAGGATATCCGCTTCGCCAGCATCCAGCATGGCAGGCACAGTCAGGTAGAAGAGGCACGTAACTTCTGCAACAAAATCTGGAACGCTTCCCGCTTTGTCTTGATGAATCTGGACGAGGGGTTCCGCCAGCGGTTCGACGGTTCGTTGCCTGCAGACGAGCAGATGAACGATATCGACCGCTGGATACTGAGCCGTCTGAACCACACCATCCGCACGGTCAACAGCGCGCTGGAAAGCTACGACATGGACGACGCCGCCAAAGCCATCTACTCGTTCCTGTGGGATGAGTATTGCGACTGGTATATCGAGATGTGCAAACCGCGCCTGAACGCAGGGGGCACTGAGCGGGAGGTCGCCCAGCGTGTGTTGAGCGTGGTGCTGGAGCATACCCTGCGCCTGCTGCATCCCTTTATGCCTTACATCACGGAAGAAATCTGGCAGAGCCTGCCGCATGAAGGCGAAAGCATCATGGTCGCCCCCTTCCCGACAGAGCAGCTGCAGTGGAACGCGCCGGAGGCAGAAGCACGTATGCAACGATTGATAGAGGCGGTGCGTACCATCCGTGCCCTGCGTACGGAGATAGGCTTTGACATTTCGCTGAAGGCGAATGTGTTTGTCGTGCCGTCGTCGCCGCACGCAGCTGCACTCCTGCAGGAGTACGAACCAGTGATTCGCACCCTGCAACGGGTGGAGCCGATGACCGTCGTGGAGAGCCTGCCGGAGGGCGTCAAAGCGGTTGCTACGCACTGTGAACTGGCGGACGTGTACCTGCAGCTGGAGGCGGTAGACTTGGAGAAGGAGCGGCAGCGCATTCAGAAGGAGCTGGCTTCGCTGGAAAAAGAGCTGCTGCGAGTCAAAGGCAGGCTGAACAACGAGCAGTTCCTGCAGCGCGCGCCGCGCGAGGTGGTGGAGAAGGAGCAGGCGATTCATTCCGAGCTGCTCGAGAAGCAGGCGAAGCTGCTGGAGCGTCTGAAGCGTCTCGAGTAGAGCTGGAGTGGCGTGGACGGCGGTAACCCCAGCTGGGGTGCTGTCGTCTATATTTGCGCAGAAAACCAAAAGGCGGATAAAAGGAGTGTGGAATGCTCGGCAGAGGGATACTGTTGCTTGGTTTACTGTGGTATGGCGCCGGTTTTGCGATGGCGCAATCGCAGGATATTAACGATTACGTGCAGACCCGTCTGCACGACCTGCGTGCTACCGTCAAACAGCAGGCTGCCAACCAGCGCGAGCTGGAAAAGATAAATAAAGATTTCGCCAACTCATACCGCATCAAACAGATGACCGCCCGCTATAAAGAGCCGTCCAGGATGCGGCTGGAGAGCAAAGTGGGCGTGGTCAATGTGGTGTACATCATCAACGGCAACTACAAGCACGTCTCGGCAGGTCCCATCAAACACACCGACGACATTAGCAACGCACCGGGCAAGCGACAATCGCTGATGGATTTCGGAATCCTGACGCCCAGCTTCATGAAGCTGGTCAACGCGAAGTTCCTGCGCTACGATCAGGAGGGTGGCGTGCGCTACCCGGTGTTTGAGTTGACGTGGGCGAACTCCGACGACACTTCCAAACACATCGTGTGGATGGATGGTAAAACCCGCACGGTGGTCAAGCGGCAGTGGTATAACCAGCAGGGCAAGCTGATGGCAACCTTTTACTACAAGAACCCGGTAGAAGCCGCACCGGGCATCTGGGTACCCACGCGGGTAGAGGTGTACAACGCCGAAGGCAAGCTGGGCGGCGTCACCACCTACGTGAACCTGTACGTGAACGAAGGCTTGCCCGATAGCCTCTTCCAGTTCTAGCAGCTCGGCGGGAGTGTACCCCCCTACACTCCCGCAAACGCGCTGAACCCCCCGTCTATCGGAATAACCGCTCCTGTGACAAACGCGCTCGCCGGCGACGCCAGCCAGATAATGGTGCCTACCAGGTCGTCCGGTTCGCCAAAGCGTCCCATCGGAGTGTGCGCGATGATTGCCTGCCCGCGCGGCGTCAGGTTGCCCGCTTCGTCCAGCAGCAGGTAGCGGTTCTGCTTGGTCAGGAAAAAGCCAGGCGCGATGGCGTTGACCCGCACTTTGGGCGAGTACTCCTGCGCGATATGCACCGCCAACCACTGCGTGAAGTTGCTCACCGCCGCCTTCGCTGCGGAGTAGCCCAGCACGCGCGTCAGCGGCTTGAACGCCGACATGGACGAGAAGTTGATGATGACACCGCCCGCCTCGTTCTCCAGCATCTGCTTCGCAAATACCTGACTGGGCAGTATCGCCCCGCCAAACAGGTTCAGGTTCACCACCTGCTGCAGGGCTTCTACGGGCAGGTCGAAGAAACGCCGGTCAGGCGAGGTGGAGGCTTCGGGCATATTGCCGCCCGCCGCGTTCAACAAAACATCTACCGTGCCCACCTCCTGTTTCACCTGCTCTGCCACCCGCTCGATATCCGCTTTATCCAGCACGTCCATGCAGTAGCCGTACGCCTCGAGACCCAGCTGGCGCAACTCTTGCAGACGCACCTCCAGCGGCGCGATGTCGGTCAGCACGATGCGCGCTCCCGCCCTGCCGAGGCCTTTCGCAATGGCGCCTGCCAGCACACCGGCACCACCTGTGAACAAAGCCACTTTACCCTTCACCGAGAACAGCTCCTCGATATAGCTCATAATCCACCTCCTGCGGCTACAGGTTTATTGAACATCCTGGCTCCCTTTCCTTCATGGTGTGACAAGACGGGCGTGTCTCTGGAAAGCCTGCGCCAGGTCATCCATCAGCTGCTGGAAGAACCGGTATTTCTCCGCGTACGCCTCCACCGCATCCTGCTGAGGCAGGTACTGCCTGCCGGTTCGCACCATTGCCTGCGTTGCCTGCTCTACATCCGCATACACGCCCAGAGCAGTATACCCCAGTATCGCCGAGCCGACCAGCCCGGGCTCCTCCACCTGGCTCACCTGCAACGGGATTCCCAGCACATTCGCCATCGTTTGCATCCACAACGGCGAACGCACCCCACCACCACCGATGCGAATCTCCCGCGGAACCACACCGTTCTCTCGCAATGCGTCGTATACGATGCGCAGGGCGAAACACACCCCTTCCATTGCCGCCCGAACCACATGTCCCCGTGTGTGGTAGCCGCGCAGTCCAAAAAACACTCCCGATGCGGCATTGCCGATTTGCGGGTTGCGTTCCCCACTGAGGAAGGGCAAGAAGAACAGCCCCGCCGTGTCGGAAACGCGCTCTCCTTCGCGGTTCATCGCCTCGTAGTCCATACCCAAAACGCTGTCACGCAGCCAGCGCAAGGTGATGCCCGCGTTATTGATAGCTCCACCCGGAAACCACCTGCCGCAGGCAAGGTAACAGGTCTGCAGCCTCATCGCGGGGTCGGCGTCCAGCACCGGCTGGGGCATTGCCACGCGCAACATCGCGGTAGTGCCCAGATTGATTGCCCCAGCCCCTCCCACCAGCGCACCGATGCCGATAGCCACCGCACCC from Bacillota bacterium carries:
- a CDS encoding DegT/DnrJ/EryC1/StrS family aminotransferase; protein product: MHVPLVDLQAQYRALCEEIDTAVARVLESGRFILGENVQYLEEEIATLCGARFGIGVASGTDALELSLAAVGIGPGDEVITTPFTFGATTEVIVRLGAKPVYVDIDPDTYNIDVNAIERAITPRTRALLPVDLFGQMTDRQALWRIAQEHGLYLINDSAQAIGAQQNGMPVAAVGHATALSFYPTKNLGAFGDGGIVLCSDEEIARRVRQLRVHGAEGGAYFYQVPGYCSRLDEIQAAILRVKLPHLEVWNERRRQNARRYMELLQGTEAVLPVTAPGNLHTYHQFTIRHRQRDALQAYLKEHGIATAVYYPLPLHLQEAYRHLGYKRGDFPHAERAAEEVLSLPVHPELSVEQIDYVAAMVRQFEEENPS
- a CDS encoding NDP-sugar synthase, giving the protein MQGIIIAGGFGTRFRPLTYTRPKPLMPILNRPLLEYQVALLKTHGVDEIVFATNYMAEAIEKHFGDGSRFGVKMRYAQEDQPLGTAGAIRNAAKSLWRQETVAVFNGDIVTDFDLSAIIDLHRQRGARATIALKAVPSPNPYGVLDLDSEGRVLAWREPTEEQKKALAANPNVEQTGWDYINAGFYVLEPEVIESIPEGRMVSIEREIYPRMIAQGEGLYGAPAEGYWVDVAGPTQYWKVTNDLLRGRVRVPLPGAPLREGLWCMEGAQVCATLDSGALAHIGEGAVVEDGVHLRGTVVIGAGCHIERGCVLEDCVLLERVHLGEGTDLTRVICDCDVSVAAGSRISDAVIAAGSRIERESRLGTSW
- a CDS encoding alginate export family protein, translated to MRKVTCFAVAAVSLLMVAATAQQPTIQGSWRFRVEDWQWFNVQGFDSDYTYAHSLLRLALSGSSGNSVWTAELAQASLFSLPNAVAPPPAGQLGLGGTLRAVNGDNRASLFLKQLSIQWKRDWGTVQLGRMEYADGREVTVKDAGLNWLHTNRISNRLIGPFGFAPVTRSFDGVLVQLGSDSSRWVAFAAYPTQGAFDLNGNPTLTRVNQLYLAYARAHEKGGTNYDWRLFWGWFRDSRDVLKVDNRPLAARQADTDEVRVWTLGGHWVQDWNSAAGRADLLLWAALQGGEWGRLSHSAYALAAEAGFQFPTMWKPWVRVGYYLGSGDGDNADDTHKTFFPGTFTPRLYALTPFYNTMNLEDTFIQVMLTPHPRWSLRADFHRLRLQRSEDLWYAGGGAFDNATFGIAGRPSGGNRDLADVFDISLNYRVDDNLQLSVYKSWVQGRGVVRSVYPAGDDGGLFFIEANYRF
- a CDS encoding ABC transporter permease — protein: MHSAALPSARWHRKLLPLAGIGVLLMGWQVWSLSRGAEGVLASFAPLPTFRSLWDLLSTGALTPHIAVSLKRVILGLAIGSAVGVPLGVLLGTVGWLERASTLVLQLLRMISPLAWMPIAIMVFGVGDAPAYFLIGIATVFPMMLNTRAGISHIDKQWILAVRSMGARRWELVRLVYLPAVLTHVLTGFRLAVGIAWIVLVPAEMLGVSAGLGYYILDTRDRLAYSEMMAVILVIGGLGYCFDAAARWLSRRLTPHLQSEAG
- a CDS encoding ABC transporter substrate-binding protein, giving the protein MAAIGALLAQTPSASQRAKEQPVRIGYLPITDAAPLLVAHARKMFEAEGLTAEQPRLFRAWPNLVEAFIARQVNVVHILMPTAILLRYGNRFPAKVVAWNHTNGSAITVQPQIRSLQQLGGQQVAIPFYYSIHNVILQELLRREGLQPVLRPQGKKLRENEVGLVVMPPPEMVSALANRSIAGYIVAEPFNAAAETNRVGRVLRLSGDVWRDHACCVVLMHEDDLQQRPDWTQAVVNAVVKAQQWIRQNRIETARLLSREAGKYTPHPQAVLLRVLVQYDPVFYQHEGAIRHKAWRVPRIDFQPYPFPSYTALLVRLLQRTQVEGNRDFLRTLKPEQVARDLVDDRFVRKAIAAAGGTSSFGLPRQLTRTEAFEP